One region of Natronobacterium texcoconense genomic DNA includes:
- a CDS encoding 30S ribosomal protein S17: MAIGLDVETPPEPENPEEYDYEKCPFYGELPVRGQVLEGTVVSTDMDKTVVVEREYDVAVPKYDRYMKRRSRIPAHVPGVLEPLSVGDTVKIAETRPLSKTKSHVVVEVTEEATAEDVAALTGESEPEPQLSAEDLGGDDEGDQ, from the coding sequence ATGGCAATAGGACTAGACGTTGAAACCCCTCCGGAACCAGAAAACCCGGAGGAATACGACTACGAGAAGTGTCCGTTCTACGGCGAGCTTCCCGTTCGAGGACAGGTCCTCGAGGGAACCGTCGTCTCGACGGACATGGACAAGACCGTGGTCGTCGAGCGAGAGTACGACGTGGCTGTACCGAAGTACGATCGGTACATGAAGCGTCGCTCGCGCATCCCGGCTCACGTGCCGGGCGTGCTCGAGCCGCTCTCGGTCGGTGACACGGTCAAGATCGCAGAGACCCGACCACTGTCGAAGACGAAATCGCACGTGGTCGTCGAAGTAACCGAAGAAGCGACTGCCGAGGACGTCGCAGCACTGACCGGCGAAAGCGAGCCGGAACCACAGCTGTCGGCGGAAGATCTCGGCGGCGACGACGAGGGTGATCAGTGA
- a CDS encoding 50S ribosomal protein L14 encodes MEAMKADVTQGLKKGSLVTCADNTGARELKVVSVSGYHGTKNRQPKAGLGDKVTVSVTKGTPEMRRQVLEAVIVRQRKSIRRPDGTRLKFEDNAAVIIDENEEPRGTEIKGPIAREVAERFGAIASTATMIV; translated from the coding sequence ATGGAGGCGATGAAAGCCGACGTCACGCAGGGCCTGAAGAAGGGATCACTCGTCACGTGTGCCGACAACACCGGCGCACGCGAGCTGAAAGTCGTCAGCGTCTCGGGCTACCACGGCACCAAGAACCGCCAGCCGAAGGCGGGTCTCGGTGACAAGGTCACGGTCTCCGTGACCAAGGGTACCCCCGAGATGCGCCGCCAGGTCCTCGAGGCCGTCATCGTTCGCCAGCGGAAGTCGATCCGCCGGCCGGACGGGACGCGACTGAAGTTCGAGGACAACGCGGCGGTCATCATCGACGAGAACGAAGAACCCCGCGGTACGGAGATCAAAGGACCGATCGCTCGTGAAGTCGCAGAGCGATTTGGTGCGATCGCATCCACCGCGACGATGATCGTCTAA
- the rplX gene encoding 50S ribosomal protein L24: MSKQPHKQRTQTERAPLHKRQKQLHATLSDELREEYDTRRTRVNAGDRVEVMRGDHAGEEGEVLRAILEDGTIHVEEVTVETADGEEVPRPLDPSNVRITELDLEDERREARLEGDTDEGDSE, translated from the coding sequence ATGAGCAAGCAACCACACAAACAGCGAACGCAGACGGAGCGTGCGCCGCTGCACAAGCGACAGAAGCAGCTCCACGCGACGCTGTCCGACGAACTCCGCGAGGAGTACGACACTCGACGTACCCGCGTCAACGCGGGCGACCGTGTCGAGGTCATGCGTGGCGACCACGCCGGCGAAGAAGGCGAGGTCCTCCGTGCGATCCTCGAGGACGGGACGATCCACGTCGAAGAGGTCACCGTCGAGACGGCAGACGGCGAGGAAGTGCCGCGACCGCTCGACCCGTCGAACGTCCGGATCACGGAACTGGACCTCGAAGACGAGCGTCGCGAAGCACGCCTCGAAGGCGATACAGACGAAGGTGATAGCGAATGA
- a CDS encoding 30S ribosomal protein S4e yields the protein MTKHQKRLSVPKSWPVERKTEVFTVKAGAGPHGEEGVPLVVLLRDVLGYVDSKKEARYALSEDAILVNGEPINDEQRPIGIFDILAFPGREEYYRVFPDEGGRLSLTDIDADSAESRLGKIEGKQQVSGGDTQLTLHDGTNVIADDDAYSTNDSIVVDNEDKSIVAHFPYEEGALVTAIRGNHGGKIGEIENIEVTPGSGSNAVTISTDDGEFETVEEYVVVIDENFTGDDDE from the coding sequence ATGACGAAACACCAGAAACGACTGTCAGTCCCGAAGTCCTGGCCGGTCGAACGGAAGACCGAGGTCTTCACGGTCAAAGCCGGCGCAGGTCCCCACGGTGAGGAAGGCGTTCCGCTCGTCGTCCTCCTGCGGGACGTGCTGGGCTACGTGGACTCGAAGAAAGAAGCACGGTATGCTCTCTCCGAGGACGCGATCCTCGTCAACGGAGAGCCGATCAACGACGAACAGCGTCCGATCGGTATCTTCGACATCCTTGCGTTCCCCGGTCGAGAGGAGTACTACCGCGTCTTCCCCGACGAGGGCGGTCGGCTCTCGCTGACCGATATCGACGCGGATTCCGCCGAGAGTCGACTCGGCAAGATCGAGGGCAAACAGCAGGTCTCTGGCGGCGACACCCAGTTGACTCTGCACGACGGAACGAACGTCATCGCCGACGACGACGCCTACAGCACGAACGACTCGATCGTCGTCGACAACGAGGACAAGTCGATCGTCGCCCACTTCCCGTACGAAGAGGGTGCCCTGGTGACGGCTATCCGTGGCAACCACGGTGGCAAGATCGGCGAGATCGAAAACATCGAAGTCACTCCCGGCAGCGGTTCGAACGCCGTCACTATCTCGACCGACGACGGCGAGTTCGAGACCGTCGAGGAGTACGTCGTCGTCATCGACGAGAACTTCACGGGTGATGACGATGAGTGA
- a CDS encoding 50S ribosomal protein L5, whose product MSEASDADFHEMREPRVEKVVVHMGVGQGGRELGKAEDIIEEITDQESVRTQAKKTEPDFGIRQGDPIGTKVTLRGEDADEFLATALPLAELSASQFDDTGNFSFGVEEHTEFPSQEYDPNVGIYGLDVTVNLVRPGYRIAKRDKATRSIPSSHRLTPEDAIAYLESTFDVTVEESEDE is encoded by the coding sequence ATGAGTGAAGCCAGCGATGCTGACTTCCACGAGATGCGCGAACCGCGCGTCGAGAAGGTCGTCGTCCACATGGGCGTCGGTCAGGGTGGTCGCGAACTCGGCAAGGCCGAGGACATCATCGAAGAGATCACCGATCAGGAGAGCGTCCGTACCCAGGCCAAAAAGACCGAACCCGACTTCGGTATTCGCCAGGGCGACCCGATCGGTACGAAGGTCACCCTCCGCGGCGAGGACGCCGACGAGTTCCTGGCGACGGCGCTTCCGCTCGCCGAACTCTCGGCAAGCCAGTTCGACGATACGGGTAACTTCAGCTTCGGGGTCGAGGAACACACCGAGTTCCCGAGCCAGGAGTACGACCCGAACGTCGGGATCTACGGGCTGGACGTCACCGTCAACCTGGTGCGTCCGGGCTATCGCATCGCCAAGCGCGACAAGGCGACGCGATCGATCCCGTCGAGTCACCGACTCACGCCCGAGGACGCAATCGCGTACCTCGAGTCGACCTTCGACGTAACCGTGGAGGAGTCCGAGGATGAGTGA
- a CDS encoding 30S ribosomal protein S14 has translation MSESESEPETEPESEASETAADRTGEHAAKRTGQIEECQRCGRKQGLVGKYDINLCRQCFREIARDMGFRKYR, from the coding sequence ATGAGTGAAAGCGAATCAGAACCAGAGACAGAACCGGAGTCGGAAGCGTCCGAGACCGCAGCCGATCGGACCGGCGAGCACGCTGCAAAGCGTACCGGTCAGATCGAGGAATGTCAGCGCTGTGGTCGCAAACAGGGGCTCGTCGGCAAGTACGACATCAACCTCTGTCGGCAGTGCTTCCGCGAAATCGCCCGCGACATGGGATTCAGGAAGTATCGATAA
- a CDS encoding 30S ribosomal protein S8, with translation MTGNDPLSNALSGIDNAESVGKLSHEVTPASNEIGSVLEVFYDRGYIDGFEFVDDGKAGQFEVELKGAINECGPVKPRYSAGADEFEKWEKRFLPARDFGALVVTTSNGVMSHYEAREEGIGGQVIAYVY, from the coding sequence ATGACAGGAAACGATCCACTCAGCAACGCGCTCTCGGGCATCGACAACGCCGAGAGCGTCGGGAAACTGAGCCACGAGGTAACGCCCGCCTCCAACGAGATCGGCAGCGTACTCGAGGTCTTCTACGACCGCGGGTACATCGACGGCTTCGAGTTCGTCGACGACGGTAAAGCCGGTCAGTTCGAGGTCGAACTGAAAGGAGCGATCAACGAGTGTGGCCCCGTCAAGCCCCGCTACAGCGCCGGCGCCGACGAGTTCGAGAAGTGGGAGAAGCGATTCCTCCCCGCTCGAGACTTCGGTGCACTCGTCGTCACGACGAGTAACGGCGTCATGAGCCACTACGAGGCTCGTGAGGAGGGTATCGGGGGCCAGGTGATCGCATACGTCTACTAA
- a CDS encoding 50S ribosomal protein L6, producing the protein MRVELEIPDNVTVEKDHLDVTVDGPEGTVTRRLWYPDVSVDVEDDSVVIESEAEDAKTNATVGTFESHITNAFHGVTEGWEYEMEVFYSHFPMQVRVEDGEVVIENFLGEKAPRRTTIHGDTDVTVDGEELVLSGPNKEDVGQTAADIEQLTRVSGKDTRVFQDGVYITAKPATGGV; encoded by the coding sequence ATGCGAGTCGAACTGGAAATCCCTGACAACGTAACCGTCGAGAAAGACCACCTCGACGTGACCGTCGACGGACCGGAAGGCACCGTTACCCGGCGCCTCTGGTACCCCGACGTGAGCGTCGACGTGGAAGACGACAGCGTGGTAATCGAAAGCGAGGCCGAGGACGCGAAAACGAACGCGACCGTCGGCACCTTCGAGAGCCACATCACCAACGCCTTCCACGGCGTGACCGAGGGCTGGGAGTACGAGATGGAAGTCTTCTACTCTCACTTCCCGATGCAGGTCCGCGTGGAAGACGGCGAGGTCGTCATCGAAAACTTCCTCGGCGAAAAGGCACCGCGACGTACGACTATCCACGGTGACACCGACGTCACCGTCGACGGCGAGGAACTCGTCCTCTCGGGCCCCAACAAGGAAGACGTCGGCCAGACGGCGGCCGACATCGAGCAGCTGACACGCGTCAGCGGCAAGGACACTCGCGTCTTCCAGGACGGGGTCTACATCACCGCGAAACCCGCCACGGGAGGTGTCTAA
- a CDS encoding 50S ribosomal protein L32e: MADEDNEPQELEDISGVGESKADALREAGFESIEDVKEADQDDLAEADGVGNALAARIKADVGDLEVSEETEAEIEDEGVEEEEPEEDVETELQPRGLVDKTPELSEEEQRLLDRRKSEGKPQFNRQDYHMKKRTPESWRRPRGQLSKQRKGVKGKGPKVSAGFRTPEEVRGKHPSGFEEVYVENTDDLEGVDGDREAVRIASSVGARKRERIEEQAEEQGVRVLNPTYEEVEVESDD, encoded by the coding sequence ATGGCAGACGAAGACAACGAACCACAGGAACTCGAGGACATCAGCGGCGTCGGCGAGAGCAAGGCCGATGCCCTTCGAGAGGCCGGCTTCGAGTCCATCGAGGACGTCAAGGAAGCCGACCAGGACGACCTGGCCGAGGCCGACGGCGTCGGTAACGCGCTCGCGGCCCGTATCAAGGCCGACGTCGGCGACCTCGAGGTTTCCGAAGAGACCGAGGCAGAGATCGAAGACGAGGGCGTCGAAGAAGAAGAGCCCGAGGAAGACGTCGAGACGGAACTGCAGCCACGCGGACTGGTCGACAAGACCCCCGAACTCTCCGAGGAAGAGCAGCGACTGCTCGACCGTCGGAAGAGCGAGGGCAAGCCGCAGTTCAACCGTCAAGACTACCACATGAAAAAGCGGACGCCCGAATCCTGGCGTCGCCCACGCGGTCAGCTGTCGAAACAGCGCAAGGGCGTCAAAGGGAAGGGGCCGAAGGTTTCGGCTGGCTTCCGTACGCCCGAAGAAGTCCGGGGCAAACACCCGAGCGGCTTCGAAGAGGTCTACGTCGAGAACACGGACGACCTCGAGGGTGTCGACGGCGACCGCGAAGCGGTTCGCATCGCCTCCTCGGTCGGCGCGCGCAAGCGCGAACGTATCGAGGAACAGGCAGAGGAACAGGGCGTTCGCGTCCTGAACCCAACGTACGAAGAAGTCGAGGTGGAATCAGATGACTGA
- a CDS encoding 50S ribosomal protein L19e gives MTDLSAQKRLAADVLDVGKNRVWLDPDAQADIAEAITRDEIRELVEEGRIQAEDASGNSRGRARKRNEKRAYGHQKGPGKRKGKKGARQNEKEEWQNKIRAQRRKLRELRDEGKITPTQYRELYKKAGGGEFRSVRYLLNYIDENYGDQ, from the coding sequence ATGACTGATCTTTCCGCACAGAAGCGACTCGCAGCCGACGTTCTCGACGTCGGTAAGAACCGCGTCTGGCTCGACCCCGACGCCCAGGCCGACATCGCCGAGGCGATCACTCGCGACGAGATCCGCGAACTCGTCGAGGAGGGTCGGATTCAGGCCGAAGACGCCTCGGGCAACTCCCGCGGTCGTGCCCGCAAGCGCAACGAAAAACGCGCCTACGGCCACCAGAAAGGCCCGGGCAAGCGCAAGGGCAAGAAGGGCGCACGCCAGAACGAGAAAGAAGAGTGGCAGAACAAGATCCGCGCACAGCGACGGAAGCTGCGCGAACTCCGCGACGAGGGCAAAATCACGCCCACGCAGTACCGCGAGCTCTACAAGAAGGCTGGCGGTGGCGAGTTCCGTAGCGTCCGGTACCTGTTGAACTACATCGACGAAAACTACGGTGACCAATAA
- a CDS encoding 50S ribosomal protein L18 has protein sequence MATGPRYNVPMRRRREVRTDYHQRLRLLKSGKPRLVARKSNKHTTAQLIVPGPQGDETLASAHSGDLEEYGWEAPTSNISAAYLTGLLAGTRAVEEGLEEAVLDIGLNTATPGNKVFAVQEGAIDAGLEIPHNDSVLADWSRTRGEHIAEYAEQLDEPLYSGEFDATELPEHFDEVREAILE, from the coding sequence ATGGCGACAGGACCACGATACAACGTTCCGATGCGGCGTCGCCGCGAGGTCCGAACGGACTACCACCAGAGGTTGCGCCTGCTGAAGTCGGGTAAGCCCCGCCTCGTCGCTCGAAAGAGCAACAAGCACACTACGGCGCAGCTGATCGTTCCCGGACCACAGGGCGACGAGACGCTCGCGAGCGCACACTCGGGCGATCTCGAGGAGTACGGCTGGGAAGCACCCACGAGCAACATTTCGGCGGCGTACCTGACCGGCCTGCTGGCCGGCACGCGCGCCGTCGAGGAAGGACTCGAGGAGGCGGTGCTCGACATCGGCCTCAACACTGCGACGCCCGGCAACAAGGTGTTTGCAGTTCAGGAGGGCGCGATCGACGCCGGTCTCGAGATTCCCCACAACGACAGCGTGCTTGCAGACTGGTCGCGTACGCGTGGCGAGCACATCGCCGAGTACGCCGAACAGCTCGACGAGCCGCTGTACAGCGGTGAGTTCGACGCAACCGAACTCCCCGAACACTTCGACGAAGTACGAGAGGCGATCCTAGAATGA
- a CDS encoding 30S ribosomal protein S5, with protein sequence MSANDYNDDGWQPVTRLGRKVQEGEIDTMEAALNSGLPLKEPELVDQLLPGLDDEVLDINMVQRMTDSGRRVKFRCVVAVGNRDGYVGYAEGRDDQVGSAIQKAIGIAKLNMIKVPRGSGSWEDRSDRPHSLTRRTTGKAGSVEVEVIPAPEGLGLAASDTVHAVLDLAGIENAWTKSHGNTRTTVNLAKATFNALENASQSRHPPGHRDAGSDRDEPEETEVAE encoded by the coding sequence ATGAGCGCAAACGACTACAACGACGACGGCTGGCAGCCTGTCACCCGTCTCGGCCGGAAGGTCCAGGAGGGCGAAATCGACACGATGGAGGCCGCCCTCAACTCGGGCCTGCCGCTGAAAGAGCCCGAACTCGTCGACCAGCTCCTTCCCGGACTGGACGACGAGGTACTGGACATCAACATGGTCCAGCGGATGACCGACTCCGGACGACGCGTGAAGTTCCGCTGTGTCGTCGCCGTCGGCAACCGCGACGGCTACGTCGGCTACGCGGAAGGCCGAGACGATCAGGTCGGCTCTGCCATCCAGAAGGCGATCGGTATCGCGAAGCTGAACATGATCAAGGTGCCCCGCGGCTCCGGGTCGTGGGAGGACCGTTCGGACCGACCCCACTCGCTGACTCGTCGGACGACCGGCAAGGCCGGCTCCGTCGAAGTCGAGGTCATTCCTGCGCCGGAAGGTCTGGGACTCGCCGCGAGTGACACGGTCCACGCCGTCCTCGATCTCGCAGGCATCGAAAACGCCTGGACGAAGAGTCACGGCAACACCCGAACCACGGTCAACCTCGCGAAGGCGACGTTCAACGCACTCGAGAACGCCTCGCAGTCCCGACATCCGCCGGGACACCGCGATGCAGGGAGCGACCGTGACGAACCCGAAGAAACGGAGGTGGCCGAATAA
- a CDS encoding 50S ribosomal protein L30: protein MRAVVQVRGEVNRQEDVEDTLQMLNIHSVNHCALVPETDTYEGMIAKVNDYVAHGEPSADVVATLLEKRAEPLEGSQSDTDEEWLAENTEYGDFEELATALVDEETTLRDEGLSPTLRLHPPRGGHDGIKKPTAEGGQLGKHTTDEINDLLESMR, encoded by the coding sequence ATGCGAGCAGTCGTGCAGGTTCGCGGTGAGGTAAACCGCCAGGAAGACGTCGAAGACACGCTGCAGATGCTGAACATCCACAGCGTCAACCACTGTGCGCTCGTCCCCGAAACCGACACCTACGAAGGGATGATCGCGAAGGTCAACGACTACGTCGCACACGGTGAACCGAGTGCGGACGTGGTCGCGACGCTGCTCGAGAAGCGTGCCGAACCCCTCGAGGGTAGCCAGTCGGACACCGACGAGGAGTGGCTGGCCGAAAACACTGAGTACGGCGACTTCGAGGAACTCGCCACGGCGCTGGTCGACGAGGAAACGACGCTTCGCGACGAGGGTCTCTCGCCGACGCTGCGGCTTCACCCACCACGTGGCGGTCACGATGGTATCAAGAAGCCAACAGCCGAGGGAGGCCAACTCGGAAAGCATACAACCGATGAGATTAACGACCTGCTAGAATCGATGCGATAA